The segment GGTTTTAGCGTAGGGACGTTGGGGATAATTGCAGGAATCATCTTCATGATATAAACAGCGATCGCACAAAAATTCATCTTGAGTGGCTTGATATAAAGGAATCCCCGGATGTCCATAAGCCTTCAAAGATTTATGACAATAGGGACAGCGAATCGCTTGACTATCAATACTATTATGACAATGAGGACAACTAGACATAATCAATTATTTTCACTATCAACTATTAACTATAAAGCTCCTCGAACTAAAATAACCGTACTATCAACCTGTTTAGCGATCGCCTTGGGAATATTACCATGAATCACCTGTTCTAAGAGTCCCTCTCGACTGACCCCCAACATGACCACATCGCAAGTTTCAGCCGCCGCTAGATGAACGACTGCATCCGCCACCGACTGGGAACGAATGGGTAAAGGAATCACAGGCCGAGCAACGGCATCTTTGACAGCTTGGGCAGTTTGTTCGAGAACTTGGTAGTCAGGAAGAGCACCCGCAGGTGGAAACACCTTACAAAGCCAAATAATCGGCGATCGCGGACGATCATACAATCCAGTTAACCCCGGTAATAATTCTAGAGCCCGTTGGGCATTGGGTCCCCCGGCGATGGGAATTAACCAAGTCGCATCCCTGTTTAAACTGTCGGGATAACTTGGCTCACGGTTGCCCAATTTAACCAAAACTAACTCACACGGAGCTTTACGAATCAGTAAATCCACCACATGACCAAAAATCGCCCCCGGAGTCCCCGTTTCTCCATTCCATTCCATCACCATTAAATTGATATGGCGTTCACGAATCGTATCTAAAATGCCTTGGGCAATATCATGAGCAACCCTCACTTGCGTATGAACTGGCAGTTTTTGACGACGGCCTAAGCGTTCCATGCGATGGAGTAAATGGCGACTATGTTGCGACTTAACCGGGGTTTGGGCTGGTTTCTTGTGTTTAGGAACCTTAATTACCTGCAAACATTCTAATTCGTCATTTTGTTGCCTAGCGATCGCTGCTCCAATTTGAAACAAGGCCGTTGCCGTTTTGGGGTCAGCCAAGGGTAACAAAATTCGTCCCCCTCCCGTGGCCGGTGCACGGGTTTGATAGGCGATATAGGAGGGTTCTGGGATGGCTTCATTGAGTTTAGAATCATTCCCCTCCAGTTGATTCGCTTCGACACGGATAATATCGGTACGGGTGATGATTCCGACCAACTTACTTCCTTCGGTCACAGGAAGACGGGACAACTGATAACGGTTCAATAAATAGAGAACATCACTCAATAAAGCATCAGCTTCGACGCTAATAGGACGGGGAGTCATAAACTGCTTGACGGGGGTTTGACTCGACAGCTTGGCAGCGTTGGCCACATCGGTTTGGGTAACAATGCCCACTAATTTACCTTCTTCCATCACCGGAAACCCGCGATGACTCGATAAGGACATAGCTTGGATCACCTGATCTAAGGTTAAGTCACTGGGTAAGGTTTCCACCTGAGATTGCATGACATCGGCTGCCGTCAATTGAGAGAGAAAATCCTGAACGACAGGGTTATTATCCAGGTAAATGCCCCGCGCTTTGAGCATTCGTTCGTATAAAGACCCCCGTGAAAAACTGTCGGCCACCACATAGGCAACCGAAGAAGTAACCATTAACGGCAGAACGATATTAAAATTGCTATTCAGTTCAAAAACAATCACAATAGCCGTAACAGGAACGCCAACTACTGCCGAAAAAAAGCCCCCCATCCCCGCTAAGGCAAAGGCTGATTGGCTACTACTTCCCATGATGAACTGCTCCAAATCCCCCACTAAATAGCCTAAGGCCGAACCCAAGACTAAGGCCGGGGCAAATAACCCCCCTGGAGCATTAGAACTATAGGCCAACATGGTCAGAAAAAAATGGGCAACAAAGGCTAAGAAAATTTTCTCGGTACTGAGTTCCCCCCTCACCAAGACAGTCTGAAGTCGGGTATTATCTTGAAAAAATGGGGGCAACAGAGCAATAATTAGGCCAGAAATCATTGCAACTAGCCCAATACGCCAGGGTAGGGGTAATTTGAGACGACTTTGGATAGCTAAACTGAACAGTAACCCTTGTTTAAAGAGAGCCCCCAAAAACCCTGCGAGTATGCCTAATAATAGGTAAAAGGGAATATCGTCCACCGAAAAACTAATATTCGGGAGATTCAAGAGGGGGGCAAAAGACAGCGATCGCGCTTCAACAATTAACGAGACGACTGCCCCAGTAAAGGAGGCAATGATGGAGGTTTGCAGCGTTAACCCTGAGACATCTCGCATCAACTCTTCTACAACGAACAACACACCTGCAATTGGGGTTCCAAAACCGGCCGCGAGTCCTGCCGCCGCGCCGGCCGCAATCATTTGTCGACGATGTTCAGGGGAAGTAGGAACCCAACTACTCAACTGTGCCGCTAAGGCTGCACCGACATGAACGGTTGGGGCTCGCCGACCGAGGGTTAATCCTCCTCCTAGGACTAGAATTGTGCCAATGAGTTTAACGACCGCTACTCGCAGGGACAAAGGCACTGGATAACGGGCTAAGGCCGCTTTAACTTGGGTAATACCGCCTCCTGCGGCGGTAGGAGAGGTTTGTTCGATTAACCATCCAGCCAT is part of the Rippkaea orientalis PCC 8801 genome and harbors:
- a CDS encoding zinc ribbon domain-containing protein; translated protein: MSSCPHCHNSIDSQAIRCPYCHKSLKAYGHPGIPLYQATQDEFLCDRCLYHEDDSCNYPQRPYAKTCTLYHDKSQPLIIETIPSLAPAHPLKAIQLWCSRHRGLLLIIGLILMSFLIALLR
- a CDS encoding chloride channel protein; protein product: MKPHLIVKRLYQWVKSSHLGVNATDSRYAFVEACLLGLLSGIAALILKEGVGWLGGWRVSLANQLGAIWVLPLGGLFLGSMAGWLIEQTSPTAAGGGITQVKAALARYPVPLSLRVAVVKLIGTILVLGGGLTLGRRAPTVHVGAALAAQLSSWVPTSPEHRRQMIAAGAAAGLAAGFGTPIAGVLFVVEELMRDVSGLTLQTSIIASFTGAVVSLIVEARSLSFAPLLNLPNISFSVDDIPFYLLLGILAGFLGALFKQGLLFSLAIQSRLKLPLPWRIGLVAMISGLIIALLPPFFQDNTRLQTVLVRGELSTEKIFLAFVAHFFLTMLAYSSNAPGGLFAPALVLGSALGYLVGDLEQFIMGSSSQSAFALAGMGGFFSAVVGVPVTAIVIVFELNSNFNIVLPLMVTSSVAYVVADSFSRGSLYERMLKARGIYLDNNPVVQDFLSQLTAADVMQSQVETLPSDLTLDQVIQAMSLSSHRGFPVMEEGKLVGIVTQTDVANAAKLSSQTPVKQFMTPRPISVEADALLSDVLYLLNRYQLSRLPVTEGSKLVGIITRTDIIRVEANQLEGNDSKLNEAIPEPSYIAYQTRAPATGGGRILLPLADPKTATALFQIGAAIARQQNDELECLQVIKVPKHKKPAQTPVKSQHSRHLLHRMERLGRRQKLPVHTQVRVAHDIAQGILDTIRERHINLMVMEWNGETGTPGAIFGHVVDLLIRKAPCELVLVKLGNREPSYPDSLNRDATWLIPIAGGPNAQRALELLPGLTGLYDRPRSPIIWLCKVFPPAGALPDYQVLEQTAQAVKDAVARPVIPLPIRSQSVADAVVHLAAAETCDVVMLGVSREGLLEQVIHGNIPKAIAKQVDSTVILVRGAL